In Lactococcus paracarnosus, a genomic segment contains:
- the yaaA gene encoding S4 domain-containing protein YaaA yields MNTYTIYDEFITLGKLLKEAAIIETGGAAKHFLATNDVLYNGEYENRRGKKLFDGDVLEFPGFGLKINIVAATAEEIAERQTELDEEARVKAIVKQINANNKKAETRQKTAANNKEQYYKRKITKPKFPGAK; encoded by the coding sequence ATGAATACTTATACGATTTACGATGAATTTATCACCCTTGGCAAACTGCTCAAAGAAGCAGCAATTATTGAAACTGGTGGGGCTGCTAAACACTTTCTAGCGACCAATGACGTCCTCTATAATGGGGAGTATGAAAATAGACGTGGCAAAAAATTATTTGATGGGGATGTTCTTGAATTCCCCGGTTTTGGCCTTAAAATTAATATTGTTGCGGCTACTGCTGAAGAAATAGCTGAACGTCAGACTGAACTTGATGAAGAAGCACGCGTTAAAGCTATTGTGAAGCAGATAAATGCCAATAACAAAAAAGCTGAAACACGTCAGAAGACTGCTGCTAATAATAAAGAACAATACTACAAACGTAAAATAACGAAACCAAAATTCCCAGGTGCCAAATAA